The Phoenix dactylifera cultivar Barhee BC4 chromosome 15, palm_55x_up_171113_PBpolish2nd_filt_p, whole genome shotgun sequence genome contains a region encoding:
- the LOC103708254 gene encoding ureide permease 1-like isoform X1, giving the protein MNCLQPLQVFLSGSFFRQQLVLKMYVVEDKGGAIALMLAALLFLGTWPAVLTLLERRGRLPQHTYLDYSLTNLLAAVLIALTFGQIGDSKHDMPNFFTQLTQDNWPSILFAMAGGIVLSLGNLATQYAWAYVGLSVTEVITSSITVVIGTTLNYYLDDRINRAEILFPGVGCFLVAVCLGSAVHTSNAADNEKKLNDSSNEYQNKTCTTGDQELGKDVSDKDDIHKDLENGVSHVSYANFNVEKAKAGTAEFLIQLEKKRSIKVLGSTTCLGLSIVFFAGICFSLFSPAFNLATNDQWHTLKEGVPHLVVYTAFFYFSISCFVVGIGLNIWFLYKPVLGLPSSSFTAYLKDWKGRHWALLAGLLCGFGNGFQFMGGQAAGYAAADSVQALPLVSTFWGIVLFGEYRKSSRKTYVLLVSMLSMFIVAVGVLMASSGHRKA; this is encoded by the exons ATGAATTGTTTACAGCCACTTCAGGTTTTTTTATCTGGTTCTTTCTTCAGGCAACAACTTGTTCTGAAGATGTATGTGGTAGAAGATAAAGGAGGTGCCATTGCCCTCATGCTGGCTGCCCTTTTGTTCTTGGGCACTTGGCCGGCTGTTCTGACCCTCTTAGAGCGGAGGGGTCGTCTTCCTCAGCATACATACCTCGATTACTCCCTCACAAATCTCTTGGCTGCTGTGCTTATTGCTCTAACGTTTGGTCAGATTGGAGATAGTAAACATGATATGCCAAACTTCTTCACCCAACTTACCCAG GACAACTGGCCTTCGATATTGTTTGCAATGGCAGGTGGAATTGTGCTTAGCCTTGGGAATCTGGCTACTCAGTATGCTTGGGCTTATGTTGGTCTTTCAGTTACAGAGGTCATCACTTCAAGTATAACAGTTGTTATAG GCACAACCTTGAACTATTATTTAGATGACCGCATCAATAGAGCTGAGATTCTTTTCCCAGGAGTTGGGTGCTTCCTGGTTGCAGTTTGTCTTGGATCTGCCGTTCACACCTCCAATGCAGCTGATAATGAGAAGAAACTTAATGATTCCTCAAATGAATACCAGAATAAGACTTG TACTACTGGAGATCAAGAGCTCGGCAAAGATGTTTCGGACAAAG ATGACATACACAAGGACTTGGAAAATGGAGTTTCTCATGTTTCATATGCCAATTTCAATGTTGAGAAAGCAAAAGCCGGAACTGCAGAATTTCTCATACagctagaaaagaaaagatcaaTTAAG GTGCTAGGGTCCACCACATGTCTAGGCCTCAGCATCGTGTTCTTCGCAGGCATttgcttctccctcttctctcccgCATTCAACTTGGCTACTAATGACCAGTGGCACACCCTGAAAGAAGGGGTGCCACATTTGGTGGTCTACACTGCATTCTTCTACTTCTCTATCTCCTGTTTTGTTGTTGGAATTGGTTTGAATATCTGGTTTCTCTACAAACCTGTGCTTGGGCTACCGAGTTCATCCTTCACAGCTTATCTGAAGGACTGGAAAGGCAGACATTGGGCTCTTCTGGCAGGGCTACTATGTGGGTTTGGAAATGGCTTCCAGTTCATGGGCGGGCAAGCAGCTGGATATGCTGCAGCTGATTCTGTTCAG GCGTTGCCACTTGTAAGCACATTCTGGGGCATAGTCCTTTTTGGAGAGTACCGAAAGTCATCAAGAAAGACTTACGTGTTGCTTGTGAGTATGCTGTCTATGTTTATTGTTGCTGTGGGTGTTCTCATGGCTTCATCTGGCCACAGAAAGGCATGA
- the LOC103708254 gene encoding ureide permease 1-like isoform X2 — translation MYVVEDKGGAIALMLAALLFLGTWPAVLTLLERRGRLPQHTYLDYSLTNLLAAVLIALTFGQIGDSKHDMPNFFTQLTQDNWPSILFAMAGGIVLSLGNLATQYAWAYVGLSVTEVITSSITVVIGTTLNYYLDDRINRAEILFPGVGCFLVAVCLGSAVHTSNAADNEKKLNDSSNEYQNKTCTTGDQELGKDVSDKDDIHKDLENGVSHVSYANFNVEKAKAGTAEFLIQLEKKRSIKVLGSTTCLGLSIVFFAGICFSLFSPAFNLATNDQWHTLKEGVPHLVVYTAFFYFSISCFVVGIGLNIWFLYKPVLGLPSSSFTAYLKDWKGRHWALLAGLLCGFGNGFQFMGGQAAGYAAADSVQALPLVSTFWGIVLFGEYRKSSRKTYVLLVSMLSMFIVAVGVLMASSGHRKA, via the exons ATGTATGTGGTAGAAGATAAAGGAGGTGCCATTGCCCTCATGCTGGCTGCCCTTTTGTTCTTGGGCACTTGGCCGGCTGTTCTGACCCTCTTAGAGCGGAGGGGTCGTCTTCCTCAGCATACATACCTCGATTACTCCCTCACAAATCTCTTGGCTGCTGTGCTTATTGCTCTAACGTTTGGTCAGATTGGAGATAGTAAACATGATATGCCAAACTTCTTCACCCAACTTACCCAG GACAACTGGCCTTCGATATTGTTTGCAATGGCAGGTGGAATTGTGCTTAGCCTTGGGAATCTGGCTACTCAGTATGCTTGGGCTTATGTTGGTCTTTCAGTTACAGAGGTCATCACTTCAAGTATAACAGTTGTTATAG GCACAACCTTGAACTATTATTTAGATGACCGCATCAATAGAGCTGAGATTCTTTTCCCAGGAGTTGGGTGCTTCCTGGTTGCAGTTTGTCTTGGATCTGCCGTTCACACCTCCAATGCAGCTGATAATGAGAAGAAACTTAATGATTCCTCAAATGAATACCAGAATAAGACTTG TACTACTGGAGATCAAGAGCTCGGCAAAGATGTTTCGGACAAAG ATGACATACACAAGGACTTGGAAAATGGAGTTTCTCATGTTTCATATGCCAATTTCAATGTTGAGAAAGCAAAAGCCGGAACTGCAGAATTTCTCATACagctagaaaagaaaagatcaaTTAAG GTGCTAGGGTCCACCACATGTCTAGGCCTCAGCATCGTGTTCTTCGCAGGCATttgcttctccctcttctctcccgCATTCAACTTGGCTACTAATGACCAGTGGCACACCCTGAAAGAAGGGGTGCCACATTTGGTGGTCTACACTGCATTCTTCTACTTCTCTATCTCCTGTTTTGTTGTTGGAATTGGTTTGAATATCTGGTTTCTCTACAAACCTGTGCTTGGGCTACCGAGTTCATCCTTCACAGCTTATCTGAAGGACTGGAAAGGCAGACATTGGGCTCTTCTGGCAGGGCTACTATGTGGGTTTGGAAATGGCTTCCAGTTCATGGGCGGGCAAGCAGCTGGATATGCTGCAGCTGATTCTGTTCAG GCGTTGCCACTTGTAAGCACATTCTGGGGCATAGTCCTTTTTGGAGAGTACCGAAAGTCATCAAGAAAGACTTACGTGTTGCTTGTGAGTATGCTGTCTATGTTTATTGTTGCTGTGGGTGTTCTCATGGCTTCATCTGGCCACAGAAAGGCATGA